In the Persephonella hydrogeniphila genome, one interval contains:
- a CDS encoding RNA-guided endonuclease InsQ/TnpB family protein, translated as MDKIKRILSIRISGKQRRERISNLLYSLAQFRNLLIIFNKRYQENYGKRILNESYLYSLISDKPYNPRKPKEDDENYQEKLKKNEEKIKNNYIIQTLIRQLIKDYKSFFKSIQRYKQNPSSFNAVPRPSKAKKLKDIPSFTAERNVNTFKIIEEKKGKYILITLTNDKKEKQYIKVKLPKNFNYDIKSAGIKFIASNVYIDIVYEKPLINEKKEKTHLAGIDLGLDNLITLFSTNKGLKTVIISGKEIKSINQWYNKEKAKLQSQIDNIQNQINELKKENLDITTLEQEKRMLIKKQKELSAYRNRWITDTFHKITRKVADFLNETGHKEVYIGKGATESKNGINLSTKTNQNFVNIPFRKLINQLKYKLEEYGIKPTEITEEFTSKTSPFADLNKLKEKLKQLYKGIRIKRGLYKDYVTNKVFNADAVGSYNILRKEAKPLIDEKTLMDKLARPIKVKLNQLFKVTCESLVEIAGRRTNRVHDRRTLVNNVL; from the coding sequence ATGGATAAAATAAAAAGAATACTAAGCATTAGAATAAGTGGAAAACAAAGGAGAGAAAGAATATCAAACCTGTTATATTCGTTAGCACAATTTAGAAACCTGCTTATAATCTTTAATAAAAGATATCAAGAAAACTACGGAAAAAGGATACTAAATGAAAGCTATCTTTACTCTCTAATATCGGATAAACCATACAATCCAAGAAAACCAAAAGAAGATGATGAAAATTACCAAGAAAAGCTAAAAAAGAATGAAGAAAAAATAAAGAACAACTACATAATTCAAACATTGATAAGGCAATTAATAAAAGACTATAAAAGTTTTTTCAAAAGCATACAAAGATACAAACAAAATCCAAGTTCTTTTAACGCAGTTCCAAGACCATCAAAAGCAAAAAAGTTAAAAGACATTCCATCTTTTACAGCAGAACGCAATGTAAATACATTCAAAATAATAGAAGAAAAAAAAGGAAAATATATATTAATAACCCTAACAAATGATAAAAAAGAAAAGCAGTATATAAAGGTAAAACTACCAAAAAATTTTAACTACGATATAAAATCAGCAGGAATAAAATTTATAGCAAGTAATGTTTATATAGATATAGTTTATGAAAAACCATTAATAAATGAGAAGAAAGAAAAAACACATTTAGCAGGAATAGACTTAGGACTAGACAACCTAATAACACTATTTTCAACAAACAAAGGATTAAAAACAGTAATAATATCAGGGAAAGAAATAAAATCAATAAACCAATGGTATAACAAAGAAAAGGCAAAACTACAATCACAAATAGATAATATCCAAAACCAGATAAACGAGTTAAAGAAAGAAAACTTAGACATAACAACATTAGAACAAGAAAAGAGAATGTTAATAAAAAAACAAAAAGAATTATCTGCATACAGAAACAGATGGATAACAGACACATTCCATAAAATAACAAGGAAAGTAGCAGACTTTTTAAATGAAACAGGACATAAAGAAGTCTACATAGGAAAAGGAGCAACAGAAAGTAAAAATGGGATAAATCTCAGCACAAAAACAAATCAAAATTTTGTAAACATACCGTTTAGAAAGCTAATAAATCAGCTAAAATACAAATTAGAAGAATACGGGATAAAGCCAACAGAAATAACAGAAGAATTTACAAGTAAAACATCGCCATTTGCAGATTTAAATAAGCTAAAAGAAAAACTAAAGCAACTTTATAAAGGAATAAGAATAAAAAGAGGACTATACAAGGACTATGTAACAAACAAAGTATTTAATGCAGATGCAGTAGGAAGTTATAACATATTAAGAAAAGAGGCAAAGCCTCTAATAGACGAAAAAACACTGATGGACAAATTAGCAAGACCAATAAAAGTAAAACTAAATCAACTTTTTAAAGTAACCTGCGAGTCTTTGGTAGAGATAGCAGGTAGAAGGACAAATCGGGTACACGACAGGAGAACACTGGTGAACAATGTTTTATAA
- a CDS encoding citryl-CoA lyase, producing MDKKKWRTAISWHFDNEAYVRGYNLGELIGNLSFTEAIYLVLKGELPSEKEKQMLDAIFVSTVEHSIAPPSVIAARAVASGGNSLHVGVGAGILAFGEAHGGALEGAMRFLQENKDRDPEQVVREYFDRGERIPGYGHRYYKEYDPRTKRIMELAKEIGFFGKYCEFAVAVEKEIEKQKRKKLVMNVDGAIAAVVSEMGFDWRLGKGFFIIGRIPGLVAHVYEELTMEKPFSKRLDEEKEVEYLGKTPRELPPEYRRR from the coding sequence ATGGATAAAAAAAAGTGGAGAACAGCAATAAGCTGGCATTTTGATAATGAAGCTTATGTAAGGGGGTATAATCTTGGAGAGCTAATTGGAAATCTTAGTTTTACAGAGGCTATATATCTCGTGCTGAAAGGAGAACTTCCATCAGAAAAAGAAAAACAGATGCTTGATGCTATTTTTGTTTCAACTGTAGAGCATTCTATAGCTCCACCTTCTGTTATAGCTGCAAGGGCTGTGGCAAGTGGAGGAAACTCCCTTCATGTTGGTGTGGGAGCCGGTATTCTTGCATTTGGAGAAGCACACGGAGGAGCACTGGAAGGAGCGATGAGATTTCTACAGGAAAATAAAGACAGAGATCCTGAGCAGGTTGTCAGAGAGTATTTTGACAGGGGAGAAAGGATTCCCGGTTACGGACACAGGTATTACAAGGAGTATGATCCCCGAACAAAAAGAATAATGGAGCTTGCAAAGGAGATAGGCTTCTTCGGAAAGTACTGTGAGTTTGCTGTAGCTGTAGAAAAAGAGATAGAAAAACAAAAAAGGAAAAAACTTGTTATGAATGTAGATGGAGCTATAGCTGCTGTTGTTTCAGAAATGGGATTTGACTGGAGACTTGGAAAAGGATTTTTCATAATAGGTAGGATTCCGGGACTTGTTGCACATGTTTATGAAGAACTAACTATGGAAAAACCATTCTCAAAAAGATTAGATGAAGAAAAAGAGGTAGAGTATTTAGGAAAAACTCCACGGGAGCTTCCTCCTGAATACAGGAGAAGGTAG
- a CDS encoding sensor histidine kinase — MTEFDKSYADFQRRRRNIFIISVIVFVFIVGNLYIFKEISKVKDVFNPYIFLVIINIDVVFFLAILAISLRHLIKLFFEKKEHTGKLRKKLSFILISMVIIPAMILSVASISLISNATNLWFSGKVENALRTLEKITEENIKEYSHFLDEVVYLLENKRITPYEAFKKFNIVSMVILDRNRKPLMIYGRPRNSIEDIDFRIKKYIFENKGKYYLRYITRYQNNKYIVIEYKLPPLLEKHRKDIKYIADIYSQFRYYKNPIRVSYIVTMLTITMFVIFAALWFGQYVVRNLTYPLERLVDASKKLAQGDLNVHVDVKAPDEIGILIEEFNHMVDELKNLYFQLQRSNKDLKANKEYLEAILENARTGVIYSDRFGRIEKINKAASEILGINPEQLKGKVIEEFMESINLDIKNLDKEQTINIDGKIIIAKITKISARGYVLIFDDITEIVAAEKVLAWREIAQRIAHEIKNPLTPIRLSAERIKRQYENNNPKFPEILNKSVDVIFTEVDHLSKLVKDFGQFASSEKNLNLKEISLKELLSELKNSYQSDRFRIELNAPDNIKINADPKLIRQAFLNIIQNSYESVNGDGKLEISAKKRNGKVEIFFKDNGKGIPPQELEKVFIPYYSKKSKGSGLGLAITKDIIEKHGGSIRALPSEEGALFKVELKAA, encoded by the coding sequence ATGACAGAGTTTGATAAAAGCTATGCAGACTTTCAAAGACGGCGCCGGAATATTTTTATAATATCTGTTATTGTTTTTGTTTTTATCGTAGGTAATCTGTACATATTCAAAGAGATATCAAAAGTAAAAGATGTATTTAACCCTTACATATTTCTTGTAATAATAAATATAGATGTTGTTTTTTTCCTTGCGATTCTTGCAATATCTTTAAGACACCTTATAAAACTGTTCTTTGAGAAAAAAGAGCACACAGGAAAGCTGAGAAAAAAGCTCTCTTTTATTCTAATATCGATGGTTATCATTCCTGCGATGATACTGTCTGTAGCATCTATAAGTCTTATATCAAATGCGACGAACCTGTGGTTTAGCGGTAAAGTTGAAAATGCCTTAAGAACTCTTGAAAAGATAACAGAGGAGAACATAAAGGAGTACTCCCACTTTTTAGATGAGGTTGTTTATCTGTTAGAGAACAAAAGGATAACACCTTATGAAGCCTTCAAAAAATTTAATATTGTTTCAATGGTAATACTTGACAGAAACAGAAAACCTCTCATGATTTATGGAAGACCAAGGAACAGTATTGAAGATATAGATTTCAGAATTAAAAAATATATTTTTGAAAATAAAGGAAAGTACTACCTCAGATATATAACGAGATATCAGAACAATAAATACATCGTTATAGAGTACAAGCTTCCTCCCCTTCTTGAAAAACACAGAAAAGATATTAAATACATAGCAGATATATACTCTCAGTTCAGGTATTACAAAAATCCGATAAGAGTTTCTTATATTGTAACAATGCTCACAATAACAATGTTTGTTATATTCGCTGCACTGTGGTTCGGTCAGTATGTTGTCAGAAATCTCACTTATCCGCTTGAAAGGCTTGTTGATGCATCAAAAAAACTTGCCCAGGGAGATCTAAACGTCCATGTAGATGTAAAAGCTCCAGATGAGATAGGAATTCTTATCGAAGAGTTCAACCATATGGTAGATGAGCTGAAAAATCTATACTTCCAGCTTCAAAGGAGTAATAAAGATCTTAAAGCAAACAAAGAGTATCTTGAAGCTATCCTTGAAAATGCAAGAACAGGAGTTATTTACTCTGACAGATTCGGGAGAATAGAAAAGATAAATAAAGCTGCATCGGAAATACTGGGAATAAATCCCGAGCAGCTGAAAGGCAAAGTCATAGAAGAGTTTATGGAAAGTATAAATTTAGATATAAAGAATTTAGACAAAGAACAGACTATAAATATTGACGGAAAAATTATAATAGCAAAAATAACAAAGATATCAGCAAGGGGATATGTGCTTATATTTGACGATATAACAGAGATTGTTGCTGCTGAAAAAGTTCTCGCATGGAGAGAGATCGCCCAGAGAATAGCCCATGAGATAAAAAATCCCTTAACACCTATAAGACTCTCAGCAGAAAGGATAAAAAGGCAGTACGAGAATAATAATCCTAAATTTCCTGAGATATTGAATAAATCTGTTGATGTTATCTTTACAGAGGTAGACCATCTATCAAAGCTTGTAAAGGATTTTGGGCAGTTTGCCTCTTCAGAAAAAAATCTTAATCTGAAAGAGATATCACTAAAGGAGCTCCTTTCTGAACTGAAGAACAGTTATCAATCAGATCGGTTCAGGATTGAGCTTAATGCCCCTGACAATATAAAAATAAATGCAGACCCTAAACTGATAAGACAGGCATTTTTAAATATAATTCAAAACAGTTATGAGTCTGTAAATGGAGACGGTAAACTTGAAATATCAGCTAAAAAGAGAAATGGAAAAGTAGAGATTTTCTTCAAAGATAACGGAAAAGGTATTCCCCCTCAGGAGTTAGAAAAAGTGTTTATCCCCTATTACTCTAAAAAATCTAAAGGCTCAGGCCTGGGTCTTGCAATAACAAAAGATATTATAGAAAAGCATGGAGGAAGTATAAGAGCCCTTCCGTCAGAAGAGGGGGCTCTTTTTAAGGTTGAGCTAAAAGCAGCCTGA
- a CDS encoding alpha/beta fold hydrolase, whose protein sequence is MRVFVEKAVLFLHAFPLNSEMYCHQFDFLEKEGIPYIAVDYPGFGNERNFPSEYTVETLTDIIIGKVKDFGVKKLIPVGDSMGGYVMFDIWRRYPEVVDGFVFVSTRAEADTEEAKKARYATIEKVQKEGKDFLIDFMLDAQTSPTTKKDNKKMEKLRCIMEQATEEGIIKALKALADRPDNTGLLPSINIPTVVIAGKDDEKVTPPDIVRKIAEGITGSKFIEIENSAHLPPFENPEMFNKILLEFIKGIWR, encoded by the coding sequence ATGAGAGTTTTTGTCGAAAAGGCTGTTTTATTCCTCCATGCGTTTCCTTTAAACAGTGAGATGTACTGCCACCAGTTTGACTTTTTAGAGAAAGAAGGAATTCCTTATATTGCTGTAGATTATCCGGGATTTGGCAACGAGAGGAATTTCCCTTCTGAATATACCGTAGAAACACTAACAGATATCATAATTGGAAAAGTAAAAGATTTTGGTGTAAAAAAGCTTATCCCTGTAGGGGATTCAATGGGTGGTTATGTAATGTTTGATATCTGGAGAAGGTATCCAGAAGTTGTTGATGGTTTTGTTTTTGTTTCCACAAGGGCAGAAGCCGATACAGAAGAGGCAAAAAAAGCAAGATATGCAACTATAGAAAAAGTACAGAAAGAGGGAAAAGATTTTCTGATAGATTTTATGCTTGATGCCCAGACATCTCCTACCACTAAAAAAGACAACAAAAAAATGGAAAAGCTGAGGTGTATAATGGAACAGGCTACTGAGGAGGGAATTATAAAAGCCCTGAAAGCTCTTGCTGACAGACCAGATAATACAGGACTTCTTCCATCTATAAATATTCCGACTGTTGTTATAGCAGGAAAAGACGACGAAAAGGTTACACCTCCTGATATAGTCAGAAAAATAGCAGAAGGAATAACGGGTTCTAAGTTTATTGAGATTGAAAATTCAGCTCACCTTCCTCCATTTGAAAATCCTGAGATGTTTAATAAAATTCTCCTTGAGTTTATAAAAGGTATATGGAGATAA
- a CDS encoding exodeoxyribonuclease III: MGLKVCSFNVNSIRARKELILKWLQEKEKNIDILCLQEVKVQEELFPYKDFEEIGYKAVVYSQKAYNGVAVLLRRNIDHIIKGIGDEYFDQQKRVLSVKTGDLWIINVYAPHGDLRGEDKYYYKLDWYRRFSQFLKDNFSPEEKIIMVGDFNVAIEDKDVWNPELLKDSIGTMPEEREAFRNILNWGFVDCFRYLYPDKKQFTWWDYIGGAVWRDEGMRIDYILATKPVVEHLKDIYVDTWTRKRRKPTPSDHAPVIGLFEGIK, encoded by the coding sequence ATGGGATTAAAGGTCTGCAGTTTTAATGTAAATTCAATAAGGGCAAGGAAAGAACTTATCTTAAAGTGGCTTCAGGAAAAGGAAAAAAATATTGATATTCTGTGCCTGCAGGAAGTAAAAGTTCAGGAAGAACTTTTTCCATATAAGGATTTTGAAGAAATAGGGTACAAAGCTGTAGTTTACAGTCAAAAGGCATATAACGGTGTTGCAGTCCTGCTTAGAAGAAATATTGACCACATAATAAAAGGAATAGGAGACGAATATTTTGACCAGCAGAAAAGGGTTTTATCTGTAAAAACAGGAGATCTTTGGATTATAAATGTTTATGCACCCCATGGCGATCTGAGGGGTGAAGATAAATACTACTATAAGTTAGACTGGTACAGGAGATTTTCCCAATTTTTAAAGGATAATTTCTCCCCTGAAGAAAAAATAATAATGGTAGGGGATTTTAATGTTGCTATTGAAGATAAAGACGTCTGGAATCCAGAACTACTAAAAGACAGTATAGGGACTATGCCTGAAGAAAGGGAGGCTTTCAGAAATATTCTAAACTGGGGATTTGTAGACTGCTTCAGGTATCTGTACCCTGATAAAAAGCAGTTTACATGGTGGGATTACATAGGAGGTGCAGTCTGGAGAGATGAAGGAATGAGGATAGATTACATTCTTGCCACAAAGCCGGTAGTAGAACACCTTAAAGATATTTATGTTGATACATGGACAAGGAAAAGAAGAAAACCTACACCTTCAGACCATGCCCCAGTTATCGGTCTATTTGAGGGTATAAAATGA
- a CDS encoding PilZ domain-containing protein — MDITKNIFNSLIKTDEFFREYKEKFVKEFSSYFTKISKKTIPEIRIKSLAGNLYDELFSFKNSPFDQLYSLGLKMYETKVDIRAVLSKVFMVMAKDFLEYLIQEDKDIIYLKNFISLIEIYLSTLDKANIDYIDTLQEKISEITGEKKTEETENIIDILKVKKEDIKVIDYFFEVPVVCKAKFLRAEGRNVFFDVSNCINKIFEKDHYVFIKVENLNKTIECKIKEIDYNRGILILTDFRYAPIPQEKRRYIRVRLSKKLPVVIIKNSTEVKGIIDDISVGGIGVFLTDTDNLTTGDTVDIIFVLDGYTVNVLGQIRYLSSLGRTTRAGIKFLNLSGRDEEIIGEFATKRQFEILKKLRQL; from the coding sequence TTGGATATCACCAAAAATATTTTCAACTCTTTAATTAAGACAGATGAGTTTTTTAGAGAATACAAGGAAAAGTTTGTTAAAGAGTTTTCATCTTACTTTACAAAAATATCAAAAAAAACTATACCCGAAATACGAATAAAGAGCCTTGCCGGTAATTTATATGATGAACTGTTCTCGTTTAAGAATAGTCCCTTTGACCAGCTGTACTCCCTTGGTCTGAAGATGTACGAGACAAAGGTAGATATCAGAGCTGTACTGTCTAAAGTGTTCATGGTTATGGCAAAAGATTTTCTTGAGTATCTTATACAGGAAGATAAAGATATCATCTACCTTAAGAATTTTATATCTCTCATAGAGATCTACCTGTCTACGCTGGATAAGGCAAATATAGATTATATAGACACACTGCAGGAAAAAATATCTGAAATTACCGGAGAAAAGAAAACAGAAGAAACGGAAAATATAATTGATATTCTAAAAGTCAAAAAAGAAGACATAAAAGTGATAGATTACTTTTTTGAAGTTCCTGTCGTATGCAAAGCAAAATTTTTAAGAGCCGAAGGAAGAAATGTTTTTTTTGATGTAAGTAACTGTATTAACAAGATATTCGAAAAAGACCATTATGTCTTTATAAAGGTTGAAAATCTGAATAAAACTATAGAATGTAAAATTAAAGAGATTGATTACAACAGAGGAATCCTCATTCTTACAGATTTTAGATACGCTCCTATACCGCAGGAAAAAAGGAGATATATCAGAGTAAGACTTTCAAAGAAACTTCCTGTAGTAATAATAAAAAACTCTACAGAAGTAAAAGGGATAATAGACGATATATCTGTTGGAGGAATAGGCGTCTTTCTAACAGACACAGATAATCTGACAACAGGAGATACAGTAGATATCATTTTTGTATTAGACGGATATACGGTAAACGTTCTTGGGCAGATAAGATATCTCTCTTCTCTGGGAAGAACAACAAGAGCTGGAATTAAGTTTCTCAATCTGTCTGGGAGAGATGAAGAGATAATAGGAGAGTTTGCAACAAAAAGACAGTTTGAGATACTCAAGAAATTAAGACAACTATGA
- a CDS encoding M24 family metallopeptidase gives MKVDKIQEKIVKESLSSFFVSSQPNIFYLSRFKSSNAFILLTPDKKIFITDSRYYEGAKEKLKGWELILLGKDNKNQMEHLREILNEYGGERIGFEEDRTTIFFYKKLVNKEGKKEERLKGELIGYAGFFDEFRISKTEEEIQIIKEAVFKTDKVFKQIVDYIPKAKNELDLRREIINSIFIEGGTGESFPAIVASGKNSAIPHHETSYQKIEKNSPVLIDMGMVYRGYCSDFTRVVFYGKVDPEIEKIYEIVKEAHLKAVEKVKAGVPVREIDEAARSVIKKYGYGDYFIHSTGHGVGIEIHEPPRVSEKSEEILQENTVITIEPGIYIPEKGGVRLENIVVVRKNSCEILTETPLDKVYIR, from the coding sequence ATGAAAGTAGATAAAATACAGGAAAAGATCGTCAAAGAAAGTTTAAGCTCTTTTTTTGTATCAAGCCAGCCCAATATTTTTTATCTTTCCCGTTTCAAATCTTCTAATGCTTTTATATTACTAACTCCGGATAAAAAGATATTTATCACAGACAGCAGATATTACGAAGGGGCAAAGGAAAAGCTAAAAGGCTGGGAACTTATTTTACTGGGGAAAGATAACAAAAATCAGATGGAACATCTCAGGGAAATTCTGAATGAATACGGAGGTGAGAGGATAGGGTTTGAGGAGGACAGGACTACTATATTTTTTTACAAAAAGCTGGTGAACAAAGAAGGTAAAAAAGAAGAAAGACTGAAAGGAGAACTTATCGGATATGCTGGATTTTTTGATGAATTCAGGATATCAAAAACAGAGGAAGAAATACAGATAATAAAAGAGGCTGTTTTTAAAACAGATAAGGTTTTCAAGCAGATTGTAGATTATATCCCAAAAGCAAAAAATGAGCTCGATTTGAGGAGAGAGATAATAAACAGTATTTTCATTGAAGGAGGAACAGGAGAGAGTTTCCCTGCAATCGTTGCCTCGGGCAAAAACTCAGCAATTCCCCACCACGAAACATCATATCAGAAAATAGAAAAAAACAGTCCTGTTCTTATAGATATGGGTATGGTTTACCGTGGATACTGCTCTGATTTTACAAGGGTTGTTTTTTATGGAAAGGTAGACCCAGAGATTGAAAAAATATACGAGATTGTAAAAGAAGCACATCTAAAAGCGGTCGAAAAGGTAAAAGCAGGTGTTCCTGTAAGAGAGATTGATGAGGCTGCGAGGTCTGTTATAAAAAAATACGGTTATGGGGATTATTTCATTCATTCCACAGGACACGGAGTTGGGATAGAGATACATGAACCACCAAGGGTATCCGAGAAATCCGAAGAAATCTTACAGGAAAATACTGTAATAACAATAGAACCGGGAATATACATCCCTGAAAAAGGAGGAGTAAGGTTAGAAAATATAGTAGTTGTTAGAAAAAACAGCTGCGAGATTCTTACAGAAACACCATTAGATAAGGTATACATAAGATAA
- the purF gene encoding amidophosphoribosyltransferase has product MCGVFGVFNNTAASHMTFLGLHALQHRGQESAGIAVSDGYNINLKLGEGLVTRVFKQEDLNELKGDIGIGHVRYSTAGGSDPKNIQPFFAHFYGGSFAIAHNGNLVNANQIRAELEKNGAIFRSTSDTEVFVHLIAKAKEPPPSHIMLHKNDTEFLPLVFSAMSKVRGAYSLLILREKQLIAVRDPYGFRPLVLGKSRDGSYFVASETCALDIIDAEYLRDIKPGEVLVIDDAGMRSYFPLDHAENPKKCIFEFVYFARPDSLIFQDWVYEIRKEMGRTLAKEFRVDADYVIPVLDSGLIAAMGYSEESGIPMEIGLIRNHYVGRSFIQPKQEIRDLSVRLKLNPVRQVIEGKRLVVIDDSLVRGTTSKKIVNMLRRAGAKEIHLLLSSPPVISPCYYGIDTPTKEELIAANKTVEEIREYIGADSLYYLSLKGMIESANKHRQKGFCTACFDGNYPVL; this is encoded by the coding sequence ATGTGTGGAGTTTTTGGAGTCTTTAACAATACAGCTGCATCTCATATGACATTTTTAGGGCTTCATGCCCTTCAGCACAGAGGTCAGGAATCTGCAGGGATTGCTGTATCTGATGGATACAATATAAATCTAAAATTAGGTGAAGGTCTTGTAACAAGGGTATTTAAACAGGAAGATCTCAATGAGCTTAAAGGAGACATAGGGATAGGCCATGTAAGGTATTCTACAGCCGGAGGCTCAGACCCAAAAAATATTCAGCCGTTCTTTGCCCATTTTTATGGAGGATCATTTGCTATAGCACACAACGGAAATCTTGTTAATGCAAATCAGATAAGAGCTGAATTAGAAAAAAATGGAGCAATATTCAGGTCAACATCTGATACGGAAGTTTTTGTTCATCTAATAGCAAAGGCAAAAGAACCTCCTCCTTCCCATATAATGCTTCACAAAAACGATACTGAATTTCTTCCCCTTGTTTTTTCAGCAATGTCTAAAGTAAGAGGGGCATATTCTCTCCTTATATTGAGAGAAAAACAGCTTATAGCAGTAAGAGATCCATACGGTTTTAGACCTCTTGTTCTGGGAAAAAGCAGAGATGGGAGTTATTTTGTAGCTTCCGAAACCTGTGCCCTTGATATAATTGATGCCGAGTACCTAAGAGATATAAAGCCGGGGGAAGTTCTGGTTATAGATGATGCAGGTATGAGATCATATTTCCCCCTTGATCATGCAGAGAACCCAAAAAAATGTATTTTTGAGTTTGTTTATTTTGCAAGACCTGACAGTCTTATCTTTCAGGATTGGGTGTATGAAATAAGAAAAGAGATGGGAAGAACTCTTGCAAAAGAATTCAGAGTGGATGCTGATTATGTTATACCTGTCCTTGATTCCGGATTAATTGCAGCAATGGGATATTCAGAAGAGAGCGGAATTCCTATGGAAATAGGTCTTATAAGAAATCATTATGTAGGAAGAAGTTTTATACAGCCAAAGCAGGAAATAAGAGATTTAAGCGTTAGATTGAAGCTCAATCCTGTAAGACAGGTTATAGAGGGGAAAAGACTGGTTGTTATTGATGATTCTCTTGTCAGGGGAACGACAAGTAAGAAAATAGTCAATATGCTCAGGAGAGCTGGCGCTAAAGAGATACACCTTTTACTTAGTTCTCCTCCTGTTATTAGCCCCTGTTATTATGGTATAGACACACCGACAAAAGAGGAGTTAATAGCAGCAAACAAAACTGTGGAAGAGATAAGGGAGTATATAGGTGCAGACTCACTGTACTATCTTTCATTAAAAGGAATGATAGAATCGGCAAACAAACATAGACAAAAAGGCTTTTGTACAGCCTGTTTTGACGGTAATTATCCTGTTTTGTAA